A region of Pseudomonas saponiphila DNA encodes the following proteins:
- the istA gene encoding IS21 family transposase, translated as MAAPRVAMRNIKECLRLKFEAGLSHEKIARALQLSKGVVSKYIAAARVAGLDWPALVAMDEAALAAALFAPTSTNKPRGERVLPDVLSIHRELRRKGVTLQLLWEEYLAAHAGQPTYRYTQFVEHYRRYAQTLKRSMRQLHRAGEKLFIDYAGPTLPVVDPATGEVRRAHIFVAALGASNYTYACATPGETQVDWLTSLGQALTYFGGVPEMVVPDNPRALVAQPDRYEPGLNRATLECARHYQTVILPARPRKPQDKAKAEVAVQVVERWIMARLRHRQFFSLHALNQAIAELLEDLNRRPFKRLDGCRRDWFERLDRPALRALPVHPYEVATFKRCKVSIDYHIEVNGSFYSVPSALARQNVDVRLTAHTLEVLHGNRRVASHLLLGRRGAYSTQREHMPAAHQAHREWTPQRLLDWGARIGPYTRQLIDHQLTHKPHPEMGYRACLGLLSLARRYGNARLEAAAERAVHLRAFTGRSVRNLLQQGLDQQPLPQRAAETTLPGDHENVRGADYYQPPQQELFDDAATHPESTAPATPGRHGPRPGRAMDAAGQPQPELR; from the coding sequence ATGGCGGCGCCGCGAGTAGCCATGCGAAACATCAAAGAATGTCTGCGCCTCAAGTTTGAGGCCGGCTTGTCCCACGAGAAGATTGCCCGTGCCTTGCAGCTGTCCAAGGGCGTGGTTAGCAAGTACATCGCGGCGGCGCGGGTGGCCGGGCTGGACTGGCCGGCGCTGGTGGCCATGGACGAGGCCGCGCTGGCGGCCGCCTTGTTTGCACCGACGTCGACGAACAAGCCGCGCGGTGAGCGAGTGCTGCCCGATGTGCTGAGCATCCACCGCGAGTTGCGACGCAAGGGCGTGACCTTGCAGCTGCTGTGGGAGGAATATCTCGCCGCGCATGCGGGCCAGCCGACCTACCGCTACACCCAGTTCGTCGAGCACTACCGGCGCTACGCCCAGACGCTCAAACGTTCGATGCGTCAGCTGCACCGTGCGGGCGAGAAGCTATTCATCGACTATGCCGGGCCGACGCTGCCGGTGGTCGACCCGGCCACCGGCGAAGTGCGCCGGGCGCACATCTTCGTCGCCGCCCTGGGCGCCTCGAATTACACCTATGCCTGCGCGACGCCAGGCGAAACCCAGGTGGACTGGCTGACCTCGCTGGGCCAGGCTCTGACCTACTTTGGCGGCGTGCCGGAAATGGTTGTGCCGGACAATCCGCGCGCCCTGGTCGCCCAGCCGGATCGCTACGAGCCGGGCCTGAACCGGGCCACGCTGGAGTGCGCGCGTCATTACCAGACGGTGATCCTGCCGGCACGGCCACGCAAGCCTCAGGACAAGGCCAAGGCCGAGGTGGCGGTGCAGGTGGTCGAGCGCTGGATCATGGCGCGGCTGCGCCATCGGCAGTTCTTCAGCCTGCATGCGCTTAACCAGGCCATCGCCGAGCTGCTGGAGGATCTGAATCGGCGCCCGTTCAAGCGGCTCGATGGCTGCCGGCGCGACTGGTTCGAGCGCCTGGATCGCCCGGCCTTGCGAGCGCTGCCGGTGCATCCCTACGAGGTCGCCACCTTCAAGCGCTGCAAGGTCAGCATCGACTACCACATCGAGGTCAATGGCAGCTTCTACAGCGTGCCCTCCGCCCTGGCCCGGCAGAACGTGGACGTGCGACTGACGGCACACACCCTGGAAGTGCTGCATGGCAACCGGCGGGTGGCCAGCCACCTGCTGCTGGGGCGACGCGGCGCTTACAGTACCCAGCGCGAGCACATGCCCGCGGCGCACCAGGCGCATCGCGAATGGACGCCACAACGCCTGCTCGACTGGGGCGCGCGGATCGGCCCCTACACGCGCCAACTGATCGATCACCAACTGACCCACAAGCCGCACCCGGAGATGGGCTACCGCGCCTGCCTCGGCCTGCTCTCGCTGGCCCGGCGCTATGGCAATGCACGCCTGGAAGCCGCTGCCGAACGTGCCGTACACCTGCGCGCCTTCACCGGGCGCAGCGTGCGCAACCTGCTCCAGCAAGGCCTGGATCAACAGCCGCTGCCCCAGCGTGCCGCCGAAACGACCTTACCCGGCGACCACGAGAACGTCCGTGGCGCCGACTACTACCAACCCCCGCAACAGGAGCTGTTCGATGATGCCGCAACACACCCTGAATCAACTGCACCAGCTACGCCTGGACGGCATGGCCCGCGCCCTGGAAGAGCAATGGACGCTGCCGGCCAGCCACAGCCTGAGCTTCGATGA